One genomic window of Quercus robur chromosome 6, dhQueRobu3.1, whole genome shotgun sequence includes the following:
- the LOC126689636 gene encoding uncharacterized protein LOC126689636: MVNWAISSTTTIMHVARVSLLLGLFLFIKVVIEDFVNEIAGFWSLNLSERVVREKIGSGFVVISLILQLEASLVPEDPMRKKKRDSTKFFDYGMAILVGFSYGLPFVFFVVQQGEMKF, translated from the exons ATGGTGAACTGGGCCATCTCCTCCACAACAACAATCATGCATGTTGCTCGGGTTTCATTATTGCTTGGACTATTCTTGTTCATCAAGGTTGTAATAGAAGATTTTGTGAATGAAATAGCTGGCTTCTGGTCTCTAAATTTGAGTGAGAGAGTGGTTAGAGAAAAAATTGGAAGTGGGTTCGTTGTCATTTCCTTGATTTTGCAGTTGGAAGCATCATTAGTCCCAGAGGACCCCATgcgaaaaaagaaaagggactCCACAAAATTTTTCGATTATG GGATGGCAATCTTGGTGGGCTTCAGTTATGGACTCCCCTTTGTCTTCTTTGTGGTCCAACAAGGAGAAATGAAGTTCTGA